From the Leifsonia sp. AG29 genome, one window contains:
- a CDS encoding glucosamine-6-phosphate deaminase, whose amino-acid sequence MTINLYVTDHHGLVAEALVARVRDAILTKPDAVIGLATGRTPMLAYQLLGQEARAGLDLTRARFVMLDEYLGLDPSSPDSYANVLRENFIRPLGLDDEQMLTLRTDAADVVAEAAEYEQSLNALGGVDLQILGVGRNGHIGFNEPGSPFDSCTRRVRLADMTRLDNAPTLVYETAVPEHAITQGIATILRARRIAVVATGASKATAIARCLTGEVSSDLPISALHRHPQCELIIDRAASNDPDFSGPIMRRTSAHAPVSARG is encoded by the coding sequence ATGACCATCAACCTATACGTCACAGACCATCACGGACTCGTTGCCGAAGCCTTGGTCGCGCGAGTCCGTGATGCCATACTCACCAAACCGGACGCGGTCATCGGTCTGGCGACCGGACGAACACCGATGCTGGCCTATCAGCTGCTCGGACAGGAGGCCAGAGCCGGCCTCGACCTCACCCGAGCGCGGTTCGTCATGCTGGACGAATATCTCGGACTGGACCCCTCATCGCCCGACTCCTACGCGAACGTCCTTCGCGAGAACTTCATAAGACCGTTGGGTCTCGATGACGAGCAGATGCTGACGCTTCGAACCGACGCAGCCGACGTGGTTGCCGAGGCCGCCGAGTACGAGCAGAGCCTGAACGCACTTGGCGGTGTCGACTTGCAGATTCTCGGAGTGGGGCGCAACGGGCACATCGGATTCAACGAACCGGGAAGCCCGTTCGACTCGTGTACCAGGCGCGTCCGCCTGGCCGACATGACCAGACTCGACAACGCGCCCACGCTGGTTTACGAGACCGCAGTCCCGGAGCATGCCATCACACAAGGCATTGCCACCATCCTGCGCGCCCGGCGCATCGCCGTCGTCGCGACCGGCGCCTCGAAGGCGACCGCAATAGCGCGGTGTCTCACTGGCGAGGTGAGCTCCGATCTACCGATCAGTGCACTCCACCGCCATCCACAGTGTGAGCTCATCATCGACCGCGCGGCCAGCAACGATCCGGACTTCAGCGGTCCGATCATGCGCCGAACGTCAGCTCACGCACCGGTGAGCGCACGCGGGTGA
- the nagA gene encoding N-acetylglucosamine-6-phosphate deacetylase, whose protein sequence is MDNTFAIRGARIVDHGPASRPTTVIVRDGRIAEVGVGPEQVQRLRIFEAADHWLACGFIDMQVNGAYGYDFTSDPSSIEQVAQMLPRHGVTRFLPTIITSPPQAREAAISAVRVSSHRPGSARVHGIHFEGPFISEHRAGTHSPSSITRPDLGEAQDWADSGEVAMVTLAPEAPGASEVIAALWNAGVVVSLGHSTATYDEALAAFDLGVTSVTHAFNAMEPTTGRAPGAVIAAIQDARITVGLILDGWHLHPAIVRAAWTLAAGRIALVTDSTAAAGLDSGKYVLGDIPVVVEGGAVRNAQGVLAGSALTLDQALRNLVDITGCTLTEAIASVTSVPAALLGLRRPEISPGATADLVLLDKNLNVVATWVSGDLAFSDRGQP, encoded by the coding sequence GTGGACAATACTTTCGCGATACGGGGCGCTCGGATTGTCGACCATGGACCAGCCAGTCGCCCGACGACGGTCATTGTTCGGGATGGGCGCATTGCCGAGGTCGGCGTAGGGCCCGAGCAGGTTCAGCGACTGCGCATCTTCGAGGCAGCTGACCATTGGCTTGCGTGCGGGTTCATCGACATGCAGGTGAACGGCGCCTATGGGTACGACTTCACCTCGGACCCCTCGTCGATCGAACAGGTCGCTCAGATGCTCCCGCGGCATGGGGTCACCCGGTTCCTACCAACGATCATCACCAGCCCTCCGCAAGCGAGAGAGGCAGCGATATCAGCGGTCCGCGTATCGAGCCACCGACCGGGCTCCGCACGAGTCCATGGGATCCACTTCGAAGGCCCCTTCATCAGCGAGCATCGCGCCGGCACGCATTCGCCCAGCTCGATCACCCGGCCAGACCTCGGAGAGGCTCAAGACTGGGCCGATTCTGGAGAGGTCGCCATGGTGACCCTCGCGCCAGAGGCCCCAGGTGCGAGCGAAGTCATCGCCGCATTGTGGAATGCCGGCGTCGTCGTCTCGCTCGGGCATTCGACCGCGACATACGACGAAGCGCTGGCCGCTTTCGACTTGGGAGTCACCTCGGTCACTCATGCCTTCAATGCGATGGAGCCGACCACGGGCCGGGCGCCGGGGGCGGTCATCGCAGCGATCCAGGACGCCCGCATAACGGTCGGGCTGATCCTCGATGGCTGGCACCTCCACCCGGCCATCGTGCGGGCAGCGTGGACTCTCGCCGCAGGGCGCATTGCCCTGGTCACTGATTCGACCGCTGCCGCCGGGCTCGACAGCGGTAAATATGTTCTCGGAGACATTCCGGTTGTCGTCGAGGGCGGAGCGGTCCGAAACGCCCAGGGCGTACTTGCTGGAAGCGCCCTCACCCTCGACCAAGCTCTGAGAAACCTGGTCGACATCACCGGATGCACCCTCACCGAGGCCATAGCTTCCGTCACAAGCGTCCCGGCGGCGCTCCTGGGCCTACGGCGTCCAGAGATCAGCCCCGGAGCCACGGCAGACCTCGTCCTCCTCGACAAGAACCTCAATGTCGTCGCCACGTGGGTCAGTGGCGACCTCGCCTTTTCCGATAGGGGCCAGCCATGA
- a CDS encoding extracellular solute-binding protein, translated as MSSSWNKLFARYEKENPGVHVVFTGYDATTYPTVLKTGLSGSNGPDLVMLHPYSSIKPYVDAGQIQPLTTKEVPGLATAFTPDSLAASKVDGKQYGVPFAQQTVQVFYNKDIFSKVGVKPPATPREVEPMLKKLAAAGYTPISVTGKDSWQLVNVFDALDGPTYGGRKWVEGARAGKAHASDPAFVSALDQFKALSKYFPQNVTGVNYADSQALFSSGKAALFPGGSWELAGFESANPSLKIGVFSMPTADGKTPTWGYEDGSIGLSAKSAHSAAAIKLMNWMTTAEFGEAFTNELKQVSSVKGVKVSDPVLNQMITDYQAAPVPMIWVTDYFGVSSPAPYAALMNGAQGILLGTQSPTQVGAAIDQSITQFTQG; from the coding sequence ATGAGCAGTAGTTGGAACAAGCTCTTCGCCAGGTACGAAAAGGAGAATCCGGGCGTTCACGTCGTCTTCACGGGCTACGACGCCACAACGTATCCGACCGTCCTCAAGACGGGCCTATCGGGTAGCAACGGGCCTGATCTCGTCATGCTGCACCCGTACTCCTCGATCAAGCCATACGTGGACGCGGGACAAATCCAACCGTTGACCACCAAGGAGGTGCCGGGGCTAGCGACCGCGTTCACGCCGGACTCCCTCGCGGCGTCGAAGGTCGATGGCAAGCAGTACGGCGTCCCCTTCGCTCAGCAGACGGTGCAGGTGTTCTACAACAAGGACATCTTCAGCAAGGTCGGAGTGAAGCCGCCGGCAACGCCGCGCGAGGTCGAGCCCATGCTGAAGAAGCTCGCCGCAGCCGGGTACACGCCGATCTCGGTCACCGGTAAGGACTCGTGGCAGCTGGTCAATGTCTTCGATGCCCTCGACGGTCCCACCTATGGGGGCCGTAAATGGGTGGAGGGTGCTCGTGCCGGTAAGGCGCACGCCTCGGATCCCGCCTTCGTCTCAGCACTCGACCAGTTCAAGGCGCTCTCGAAGTATTTCCCGCAGAACGTGACCGGAGTCAACTACGCGGACTCGCAGGCGCTCTTCAGCTCGGGCAAAGCAGCCCTGTTCCCCGGCGGATCGTGGGAGCTGGCCGGGTTCGAATCGGCCAACCCGAGCCTCAAGATCGGTGTCTTCTCGATGCCGACCGCCGACGGCAAGACACCCACCTGGGGATACGAGGACGGTTCTATCGGCTTGAGCGCGAAGTCGGCTCACAGTGCAGCAGCGATCAAGCTCATGAACTGGATGACGACGGCCGAGTTCGGCGAGGCGTTCACCAACGAGCTCAAGCAGGTCTCGTCGGTCAAGGGCGTAAAAGTGTCCGACCCGGTTTTGAACCAGATGATCACCGACTACCAGGCCGCACCCGTTCCGATGATCTGGGTCACCGACTACTTCGGTGTGAGCAGTCCAGCTCCCTACGCCGCACTGATGAACGGCGCCCAGGGGATCCTGCTAGGGACGCAGTCTCCGACGCAAGTCGGAGCGGCGATCGACCAGAGCATCACTCAATTCACCCAGGGCTAG
- a CDS encoding DUF5666 domain-containing protein, which produces MKTSAGQAEASSPTGSYLRRKPLALVVAAAALGVVLVAGATAWGVSTAVASSASAPTAARVAAQPKAAARARKQGHGLLGIVTGISATSWTIRSAAGETLTVTVGSSTAYGTANKPASASSFAVGQRVGIIGTRTGSTVNATRIVHLGAKANTSSTTGTPSPAATPAPMSTS; this is translated from the coding sequence ATGAAAACGAGCGCGGGGCAGGCGGAGGCCTCCTCGCCCACCGGATCGTACCTGCGCCGTAAGCCTCTGGCTCTTGTCGTCGCCGCGGCTGCGCTCGGGGTTGTCCTCGTCGCCGGTGCCACGGCCTGGGGAGTCTCGACGGCCGTGGCTTCATCCGCCAGTGCTCCGACCGCTGCTCGCGTCGCTGCTCAACCGAAAGCCGCGGCGCGAGCGCGGAAGCAGGGACACGGCCTCCTCGGCATCGTGACCGGGATCTCGGCGACCAGCTGGACCATCCGCTCCGCAGCCGGCGAGACACTCACAGTGACTGTGGGGTCTTCGACCGCATACGGCACCGCCAACAAACCCGCGAGTGCCTCCTCCTTCGCGGTCGGGCAGCGGGTCGGGATCATCGGGACCCGCACCGGGAGCACGGTGAACGCCACTCGGATCGTTCATCTGGGAGCCAAGGCGAACACGTCGAGCACGACGGGGACGCCCTCGCCAGCGGCCACGCCCGCGCCCATGTCGACGAGCTGA
- a CDS encoding aldo/keto reductase: MVTVNSPTSVPEIALRDGRLMPELGFGVYKIPRSATAETVAVAIEAGYRHIDTAAFYDNETEVGEAVRGCGIQRQDLFVTTKVWWTDNGYDSTLRAFDASLRRLGLDYVDLYMIHWPAPRLDQYVPAWRALQRLQKESRALSIGVANFHVHHLERLMAETGTTPVVNQVELHPWLPQRDLRRYHDTHGIVTQAWSPLARGRMLTEDTVQRLAHKHQVTPAQIVLRWQLRLGTVPIVKSTTPARIRTNLDVYSFDLDGADMAEMARLENGRRTGEDPDDRG; the protein is encoded by the coding sequence ATGGTCACCGTGAATTCGCCGACGTCGGTTCCTGAGATCGCGTTGCGGGATGGGCGGCTCATGCCGGAACTCGGATTCGGCGTGTACAAGATCCCAAGGAGCGCGACAGCGGAGACGGTCGCCGTCGCGATCGAGGCCGGTTATCGGCACATCGATACCGCCGCCTTCTACGACAACGAGACCGAAGTTGGCGAGGCCGTTCGCGGCTGCGGCATTCAGCGGCAGGACCTCTTCGTGACCACCAAGGTATGGTGGACCGATAACGGGTACGACTCCACGCTCCGCGCGTTCGACGCCAGTCTCAGGCGTCTGGGTCTGGACTACGTGGACCTGTACATGATCCATTGGCCGGCGCCGAGACTCGACCAGTACGTCCCGGCCTGGCGCGCACTCCAGCGGCTTCAGAAGGAAAGTCGGGCACTCTCTATCGGAGTTGCCAACTTCCACGTCCACCATCTGGAGCGGCTCATGGCCGAGACCGGGACGACACCGGTGGTCAACCAAGTCGAGTTGCACCCCTGGCTGCCTCAGCGGGACCTGCGCCGCTACCACGACACCCACGGAATCGTCACGCAGGCCTGGTCACCACTCGCCCGCGGGCGAATGCTCACCGAAGACACAGTGCAACGACTGGCGCACAAGCACCAGGTGACTCCTGCGCAGATCGTTCTCAGGTGGCAGCTCCGCCTGGGCACCGTTCCGATCGTGAAATCGACAACTCCGGCTCGAATCCGAACCAATCTCGATGTCTACTCTTTCGACCTCGACGGCGCAGACATGGCGGAAATGGCGAGGCTAGAGAACGGACGACGCACCGGCGAGGACCCCGACGATCGAGGCTGA
- a CDS encoding beta-N-acetylhexosaminidase — translation MIVTEKTLPELLPSPRSLEWLEGECRIRSGAIDVEFVGLDHSGSRRLTRLLDFILGPRESAAGKTTLLHIERTDTGFTPEGYEVRVAEDSITLRASTTDGLGHAIQTLKQLFPVTAFSSVGLSQASLPCCVIVDEPALAWRGGLLDVARHYFPKRYLLNFIDVLAAHKYNRLQLHLTDDQGWRIHSNLFPRLNTIGAVRSGSQVTHFDEDLVLDETPHGGTYSHDDIREIVEYAAERGVVVVPEIELPGHTGALLASYPAWGSPPRERDVVTQWGIFDSLLSPLPHVEAQLKELLSEILDLFPSPWIHLGGDEGLIEEWLRDPAVTEFMRQNDIGTPRELFARFMQRLSSWLAEQGRTMVTWDDAFASDASEAAPGVVMAWRGTEVARKAADLGHDVVLAPVMPTYFDYYQAEDEREPLAIGGPVTLADVALFDPVPETWGSEASGRILGTQFQLWTELVSSQRYADYMVWPRACALAEVAWTGAPIAPAELEARLAAHLPRLDAMGVEYRPLEGPHPWQEAGRGERRHRTTESMVEKLAALDRAAESGVVAFSPERDASKEEPRVADR, via the coding sequence GTGATCGTGACGGAAAAGACTCTTCCCGAGCTGCTTCCTTCGCCGCGGTCGCTCGAGTGGCTTGAGGGTGAATGCCGGATCCGGAGCGGAGCGATCGATGTCGAGTTCGTCGGGCTCGACCACTCCGGTTCCCGTCGCCTGACGCGACTTCTGGACTTCATCCTGGGGCCGCGCGAGTCAGCCGCCGGAAAAACGACTCTGCTTCACATCGAGCGGACCGATACGGGCTTCACACCCGAGGGTTACGAAGTGCGGGTGGCCGAAGACTCGATCACCTTGCGCGCATCGACGACCGATGGTCTCGGGCACGCCATACAAACCCTGAAGCAGCTCTTTCCGGTCACCGCATTCTCGAGCGTGGGCCTGAGTCAGGCGAGCCTGCCGTGCTGTGTGATCGTCGACGAACCAGCGCTGGCTTGGCGCGGAGGACTCCTGGATGTCGCCCGGCACTACTTCCCGAAGCGCTACCTCCTGAACTTCATCGACGTTCTTGCGGCCCACAAGTACAACCGGCTTCAGCTGCACCTGACCGATGACCAAGGATGGCGGATCCACAGCAACCTGTTCCCCCGTCTCAATACGATCGGAGCAGTGCGCTCGGGCTCCCAGGTCACGCACTTCGACGAGGACCTGGTTCTCGACGAGACCCCGCACGGGGGCACGTACAGCCACGATGACATCCGGGAAATTGTCGAATACGCGGCAGAACGTGGCGTGGTTGTCGTCCCGGAGATCGAACTGCCCGGGCACACCGGGGCTCTGCTCGCGTCCTATCCCGCCTGGGGGTCGCCTCCCCGGGAACGAGATGTGGTCACTCAGTGGGGAATCTTCGACTCCCTTCTTTCACCGTTGCCGCATGTGGAGGCACAGCTCAAGGAATTGCTTTCCGAGATCCTCGATCTCTTCCCCAGCCCTTGGATTCATCTGGGGGGCGACGAAGGCCTCATCGAGGAGTGGCTCCGTGATCCAGCGGTAACCGAGTTCATGCGACAGAACGACATCGGGACGCCGCGGGAATTGTTCGCACGGTTCATGCAACGACTCAGCTCGTGGCTGGCAGAACAAGGCCGGACGATGGTGACTTGGGACGACGCTTTCGCCAGCGACGCCTCGGAAGCGGCGCCGGGAGTCGTCATGGCCTGGCGCGGGACCGAGGTCGCTCGGAAAGCCGCCGATCTCGGTCACGACGTGGTGCTCGCACCGGTCATGCCGACCTACTTCGATTACTACCAGGCGGAGGATGAACGTGAGCCTCTCGCAATCGGAGGCCCGGTCACTCTCGCCGATGTCGCACTGTTCGACCCGGTGCCCGAAACGTGGGGCTCCGAAGCAAGCGGACGGATACTCGGAACTCAGTTCCAGCTATGGACCGAACTGGTGAGTTCTCAACGCTACGCCGACTATATGGTGTGGCCGCGCGCCTGCGCGCTTGCAGAAGTGGCTTGGACCGGCGCTCCCATCGCTCCTGCCGAACTCGAGGCCCGGCTTGCGGCGCACCTGCCGCGGCTCGATGCGATGGGGGTCGAGTACCGACCGCTGGAGGGGCCCCATCCTTGGCAAGAAGCGGGTCGGGGGGAACGGCGTCACCGCACCACCGAATCAATGGTCGAGAAGCTCGCCGCCCTGGACAGGGCAGCGGAGTCCGGAGTGGTCGCATTCTCGCCGGAGCGTGACGCATCAAAGGAGGAACCCCGTGTCGCCGATCGGTGA
- a CDS encoding carbohydrate ABC transporter permease, with product MDPEVPAAPEAPPKQLRRARRRSGPGLPTIAVFLAPALILYSLFTLGPLVAVGSFSVFKWAGAKNIGFAGLDNFATLLRQGTVAGEIFNGFLHNVYFFVGTMIIQNSIGLLLAILLNSRVRGKRFFQTSSALPFLVNPLVVGYVWTLLLDPLYGPFAGFLKAIGRSDLVHPWLGDPVLVQPIVILINAWQWIGFPMLIFSAALAGIPEELTSAARVDGASRFQIFRYVTLPLLAPAFGTITILTFIGSFNAFNLQYAVGGVNGAPAGQTDVLGLVFYRLAFGSGSNATGLSSALAVVIFVFVFGCALVLRRIVNVVEDRLS from the coding sequence GTGGATCCGGAGGTCCCCGCAGCCCCAGAAGCACCCCCGAAGCAGCTGCGGCGCGCTCGCCGGCGCTCGGGCCCGGGGCTTCCCACGATCGCCGTCTTCCTGGCGCCAGCGCTCATCCTCTACAGCCTATTCACGCTCGGTCCGCTCGTTGCCGTTGGGAGCTTCAGCGTCTTCAAGTGGGCGGGTGCGAAGAACATCGGTTTCGCCGGGCTCGACAACTTCGCCACGCTGCTTCGCCAAGGAACCGTGGCCGGGGAGATCTTCAACGGATTCCTCCACAACGTGTACTTCTTCGTGGGCACGATGATCATCCAGAACAGCATCGGCTTGCTTCTGGCGATCCTCCTGAACTCGCGGGTTCGAGGCAAGCGCTTCTTTCAGACATCCTCCGCGCTGCCGTTCCTCGTCAACCCGCTCGTCGTGGGATACGTCTGGACGCTGTTGCTCGATCCGCTCTATGGGCCCTTCGCCGGATTCCTCAAAGCGATCGGCCGCTCAGATCTCGTCCACCCCTGGCTGGGCGACCCCGTGCTCGTGCAGCCGATCGTCATTCTGATCAACGCCTGGCAGTGGATCGGCTTCCCGATGCTGATCTTCAGCGCCGCTCTGGCCGGAATCCCCGAAGAGTTGACCTCGGCGGCGAGGGTCGATGGTGCCAGCCGCTTCCAGATCTTCCGATATGTCACCCTTCCTCTGCTCGCCCCCGCATTCGGAACGATCACAATTCTCACGTTCATCGGCTCGTTCAACGCATTCAATCTTCAATACGCTGTCGGCGGGGTCAACGGAGCCCCAGCCGGCCAAACGGACGTCCTCGGGCTTGTGTTCTATCGGCTCGCTTTCGGGTCGGGCTCGAACGCCACAGGGTTGTCCTCAGCGCTCGCAGTGGTGATCTTCGTCTTCGTCTTCGGTTGCGCCCTTGTGCTCCGTCGCATCGTGAACGTCGTAGAGGACCGGCTCTCATGA
- a CDS encoding carbohydrate ABC transporter permease: protein MTVNAAAVKRKRPATWLENRAGTVTYLFLGVYSLIAVGPLLLVLINSFRTTLDISQSPLGLPTSFYFDNYVKAWNQASFGTFALNSVLVTTVSILLGVAAAAFAAFPLARWRFRGRGTLSALFLAGLLLPAQLGIVPIFTLLDSFGLVDSYLGLILVYSTLSLPLAILILTTFFKQLPENIEEAARIDGAGEIRVFFSIMLPLIRPALATVAIVQAAPIWNDFFYPLVLLRSSEKYTLPVGLTQFFGQYQSDFGVLFAALVIVSLPLIVIFVFATRQIVAGLTAGSEK, encoded by the coding sequence ATGACGGTGAATGCAGCCGCAGTCAAGCGGAAGAGGCCGGCCACATGGCTGGAAAACCGTGCGGGGACGGTGACTTACCTGTTCCTCGGCGTCTACTCGCTGATCGCGGTCGGTCCGCTGCTCCTCGTTCTCATCAATTCGTTCCGAACTACACTCGACATCTCGCAGTCACCTCTCGGTTTGCCGACTTCGTTCTACTTCGACAACTACGTCAAAGCTTGGAATCAAGCGTCCTTCGGGACCTTCGCCCTCAATTCGGTACTCGTCACGACAGTATCGATTCTCTTGGGAGTAGCGGCGGCTGCCTTTGCAGCGTTCCCTCTCGCCCGGTGGAGGTTCCGAGGGCGGGGGACGCTTTCTGCGCTCTTCCTAGCGGGCTTGCTGCTCCCTGCTCAGCTCGGGATCGTTCCGATCTTCACGCTGCTTGACAGCTTCGGGCTGGTGGATTCCTACCTGGGCTTGATCCTGGTCTATTCGACGCTGAGCCTCCCGCTGGCGATCCTCATCCTGACCACCTTCTTCAAGCAGCTGCCCGAGAACATCGAAGAAGCTGCCAGGATCGACGGCGCTGGTGAGATCAGGGTGTTCTTCAGCATCATGTTGCCCTTGATCCGTCCTGCCCTTGCGACCGTGGCCATCGTCCAAGCAGCGCCCATCTGGAACGACTTCTTCTATCCGCTCGTACTCCTCCGGTCCTCAGAGAAGTACACGCTTCCGGTGGGCCTCACGCAGTTCTTCGGCCAATACCAGTCGGACTTCGGGGTGCTGTTCGCCGCTTTGGTCATCGTGTCTCTGCCCCTCATCGTCATTTTCGTCTTCGCCACTAGACAGATCGTTGCTGGACTCACAGCAGGAAGCGAGAAATAA
- a CDS encoding sugar isomerase domain-containing protein, giving the protein MGSFYEATMATIPEVFRRNGEGIRAAAAQLSTVIRDGGIVHSFGSGHSQAGALELAGRAGGLIPTNRLSITDLVLLGRHPASLLDDPLLERRADIGRELYDVSDVRAGDALVVMSNSGINGSVVELSLAAAEAGVPVIAITSLAHSSAGTSRHSSGLKLMDVAQVVLDNGAPEGDAILPLQPGVAVNAVSSITTAFLVQCVVAETIRALVAYGLEPPVYVSANLPGGHDRNIAIEERYEGRLRRLGA; this is encoded by the coding sequence ATGGGCAGCTTCTACGAAGCCACCATGGCCACCATTCCCGAGGTCTTCCGTCGAAATGGGGAAGGTATCCGGGCCGCCGCCGCACAGCTGAGCACCGTGATCCGCGACGGCGGAATCGTCCACTCATTCGGCTCCGGTCACTCCCAGGCCGGCGCACTCGAACTGGCGGGCCGGGCGGGTGGTCTGATTCCGACCAATCGACTCTCCATCACGGACCTCGTGCTTCTGGGAAGGCACCCCGCATCACTGCTCGACGACCCGCTTCTGGAACGTCGTGCAGACATCGGGCGCGAACTCTACGACGTCAGCGATGTCCGCGCGGGCGACGCGTTGGTTGTGATGTCCAATTCCGGCATCAACGGATCCGTGGTCGAGTTGTCCCTGGCAGCCGCCGAAGCGGGGGTGCCGGTGATCGCCATCACGTCGCTCGCACACTCCTCCGCGGGCACCTCGCGACACTCGAGCGGCCTGAAACTGATGGATGTGGCCCAGGTCGTGTTGGACAACGGCGCCCCCGAGGGAGACGCAATACTGCCGCTTCAGCCAGGTGTGGCAGTCAATGCGGTGTCGTCCATCACCACTGCCTTCTTGGTGCAATGCGTGGTGGCAGAGACCATTCGCGCCCTCGTTGCTTACGGTCTTGAACCTCCTGTGTACGTCTCGGCGAACCTTCCGGGTGGCCATGACCGCAATATCGCCATCGAGGAACGCTACGAGGGCCGGCTTCGCCGGCTGGGGGCGTGA
- a CDS encoding oxidoreductase, which produces MPDYDASSLPDLRHRTVVITGASSGIGEATATFLAAAGARTVLAVRNPDKGAAAARRMTGSVDVRELDLASLDSIRSFARTWDSPIDILINNAGVSARTLRRTADGFELDFGTNHLGHFALTALLLPQVTGRVVTVASQAERAARLDLDDPNWERRPYVPSRAYNDSKLANLLFTAELERRLRAGRSPVRAVAAHPGLVTTPIYDKPADAQRTFWDRILPVLGQDAAHGALPLLFAATEDVPGGGFVGPQHLMHMRGGAQLIRRSKAAADPKLAGRLWDISEALTRVAYPG; this is translated from the coding sequence ATGCCTGATTACGATGCCTCCTCCCTCCCCGATCTCCGCCATCGCACGGTCGTCATCACCGGCGCCTCCAGCGGGATCGGCGAAGCCACAGCCACGTTCCTCGCCGCCGCGGGCGCCCGCACCGTGCTCGCAGTGCGCAACCCGGACAAGGGGGCGGCCGCGGCTCGCCGCATGACCGGCTCCGTCGACGTCCGCGAACTCGACCTGGCGTCCCTCGACTCCATCCGGAGCTTCGCGCGAACCTGGGATTCCCCCATCGACATCCTGATCAACAACGCCGGCGTCTCCGCCCGGACGCTGCGGCGCACAGCCGACGGCTTCGAACTCGACTTCGGCACCAACCACCTGGGCCATTTCGCCCTGACCGCTCTGCTGCTGCCCCAGGTGACGGGCCGCGTGGTCACCGTGGCGTCGCAGGCGGAACGCGCCGCTCGCCTCGACCTCGACGACCCGAACTGGGAGCGACGACCCTACGTGCCGAGCCGCGCCTACAACGACTCCAAGCTCGCGAACCTGCTGTTCACAGCCGAACTGGAACGACGGCTGCGCGCCGGCCGCTCGCCGGTCAGAGCTGTCGCCGCCCACCCGGGCCTGGTGACGACGCCCATCTACGACAAGCCCGCGGATGCGCAGCGAACCTTCTGGGACCGCATCCTGCCGGTGCTCGGTCAGGACGCGGCACATGGGGCACTTCCCCTTTTGTTCGCAGCCACCGAAGACGTTCCCGGCGGAGGCTTCGTCGGTCCACAGCACCTGATGCACATGCGCGGAGGAGCACAGCTCATCCGGCGCTCGAAGGCAGCCGCGGATCCAAAGCTCGCGGGCCGCCTCTGGGACATCTCCGAGGCATTGACGCGCGTGGCATATCCCGGCTGA
- a CDS encoding DUF1996 domain-containing protein, producing MKPTPRLFGTPGSALIPWLRTPVGVAVAIVSALLLAAATAASTAAAVTASAPPRVVTTGFPSGGTNPGIFTDTCARAKTAPDDPIMMPGMTGMSMQHDFFGNPAVNASATAAALRGGSTTCSTSADASAYWTPVVYQHGEALTPQRTLLYWRTRPGTAATTRTMPQGISLIAGNETATAPQSTSVVNWTCTTGADGHPAAAGSLPHDCPAGTQLRLVISFPDCWDGHTMDGRDRSGAVYATAAGCPSSHPVHIPQLVLHVTYPTSRGDGITLSTGPHTQGPPVTGHADFISGWQQNRMDADVAACVTAQVRCGPVVGADATPRGGREPRGSGRRVSP from the coding sequence GTGAAACCCACGCCTCGCCTTTTCGGCACTCCCGGTTCGGCACTGATTCCCTGGCTGCGGACGCCCGTCGGCGTGGCGGTCGCGATCGTGTCCGCCCTGCTCCTCGCGGCCGCGACGGCCGCCTCGACCGCTGCGGCCGTGACCGCGTCCGCCCCGCCGCGCGTGGTGACCACCGGCTTCCCGTCCGGAGGCACAAACCCCGGCATCTTCACCGACACCTGTGCGCGCGCCAAGACCGCACCCGACGACCCGATCATGATGCCGGGAATGACGGGGATGTCCATGCAGCACGACTTCTTCGGCAACCCGGCCGTGAACGCGTCGGCCACAGCTGCGGCACTACGCGGCGGCTCCACCACCTGCTCGACCAGCGCCGACGCCTCCGCCTACTGGACCCCGGTGGTGTACCAACACGGGGAGGCGCTGACGCCGCAGCGCACGCTGCTCTACTGGCGCACACGACCAGGCACGGCGGCAACGACACGGACCATGCCGCAAGGAATCAGCCTCATCGCCGGAAATGAGACGGCGACCGCACCGCAATCCACCTCCGTTGTCAATTGGACGTGCACCACCGGCGCCGACGGCCACCCAGCCGCCGCAGGATCCCTCCCGCACGATTGCCCGGCGGGCACGCAGCTGCGCCTGGTGATCTCCTTCCCCGACTGCTGGGACGGCCACACGATGGACGGCCGCGACCGGTCCGGTGCCGTCTACGCCACAGCGGCCGGCTGCCCCTCCTCGCATCCCGTGCACATCCCCCAGCTCGTGCTCCACGTCACCTACCCGACAAGCCGCGGCGACGGCATAACGCTCTCCACCGGCCCGCATACGCAAGGCCCCCCGGTCACCGGACATGCCGACTTCATCAGCGGATGGCAGCAGAACCGCATGGACGCCGACGTCGCCGCATGCGTCACCGCGCAAGTGCGGTGCGGGCCCGTCGTCGGCGCGGACGCGACCCCCCGTGGCGGACGAGAGCCTCGTGGGAGCGGACGGCGAGTAAGCCCATGA